One genomic window of Marinobacter adhaerens HP15 includes the following:
- a CDS encoding HDOD domain-containing protein, with product MSNIVETIKADLNAAIENDKLVLPTLPEVALQVRDIAQSEDSSIADLVKVISNDTALSARIIRVTNSPLFRGSRAIENLNMAVSRLGMAYTSNLAMGLAMEQMFQATSDMIDKRMRATWQTSTEVAGVCHVLAQHYTKLKPDQATLAGLVHLIGVLPILRYVEDQDIQISSIMLDNVVDELHPKIGATILKKWDFPKELQNVPLEYANFNREVPTADYADLVMVANLQLVAGSEHPWNEMDWTKISAFDRLGLDPNIDMSEEEDLNAQMEAAMALLQ from the coding sequence ATGTCGAATATTGTCGAAACCATCAAAGCCGATCTCAACGCTGCCATCGAAAACGATAAGCTGGTGCTGCCCACCCTTCCGGAGGTGGCCCTTCAGGTCAGAGATATTGCGCAATCCGAGGATTCTTCAATCGCCGATCTGGTCAAGGTCATCAGCAATGACACGGCGCTTTCCGCACGCATCATCCGGGTAACCAACAGCCCGCTGTTTCGCGGCAGTCGCGCCATCGAGAACCTGAACATGGCGGTCAGCCGACTGGGCATGGCCTACACCAGCAACCTGGCCATGGGCCTGGCCATGGAGCAGATGTTCCAGGCCACGTCCGACATGATCGACAAGCGCATGCGCGCTACCTGGCAGACCAGTACCGAAGTCGCGGGCGTGTGCCATGTTCTGGCGCAACACTACACGAAACTCAAGCCCGACCAGGCTACCCTTGCAGGTCTGGTGCATCTGATCGGTGTTCTACCCATCCTGCGTTATGTGGAAGATCAGGATATCCAGATCAGCAGTATCATGCTGGATAACGTGGTCGATGAGCTGCATCCCAAGATCGGGGCGACCATCCTCAAGAAGTGGGATTTCCCGAAAGAGCTCCAGAACGTTCCCCTGGAATACGCCAACTTCAACCGGGAAGTTCCGACGGCCGACTATGCGGATCTGGTGATGGTGGCCAATCTGCAGCTGGTTGCGGGGTCAGAGCACCCCTGGAATGAAATGGACTGGACGAAGATTTCGGCGTTTGATCGTCTTGGGTTGGATCCAAATATCGACATGAGCGAGGAAGAGGATCTGAACGCCCAGATGGAAGCGGCTATGGCGCTGCTTCAGTAA
- a CDS encoding sigma-E factor negative regulatory protein translates to MDDRLRETLSAMMDDEADELSVRRLLSHDRQDEVRAQWQRWQDVRDLMHDGHSPAHGMDVSVGVRERLDGRGTTAVRPEAAVQATRSGRWHWPAAAMVAMALLVGFGAGAGWDSSATGPVQPVTAAAPETPVQDQPVREIALQGLDEEQWEYMSRYLLEHAQHNSVGAGRGAVGYARLVSANGAGY, encoded by the coding sequence ATGGATGATCGTCTCAGAGAAACACTGTCCGCCATGATGGACGACGAAGCTGACGAACTTTCGGTACGTCGCCTGCTTTCCCACGATCGCCAGGACGAGGTTCGGGCGCAGTGGCAGCGTTGGCAGGATGTTCGCGACCTTATGCATGACGGCCACTCGCCGGCCCATGGTATGGACGTCAGTGTGGGCGTCCGTGAACGGCTTGACGGGCGGGGCACCACCGCGGTCAGGCCTGAAGCTGCCGTACAGGCCACCAGGTCCGGCCGCTGGCACTGGCCGGCTGCCGCCATGGTTGCCATGGCGCTGCTGGTCGGGTTCGGTGCTGGTGCCGGCTGGGATTCATCCGCGACCGGGCCGGTTCAGCCGGTGACCGCAGCCGCACCAGAAACGCCTGTGCAGGACCAGCCGGTCAGGGAAATTGCCCTGCAGGGTCTTGATGAGGAACAGTGGGAGTATATGAGTCGCTACCTGCTGGAACACGCACAGCACAACAGTGTTGGCGCCGGGCGGGGCGCCGTCGGCTATGCCCGTCTGGTCAGTGCCAACGGTGCCGGCTACTGA
- the nadB gene encoding L-aspartate oxidase, giving the protein MPQSFEYDVLIIGSGAAGLTVALNLPEHLKVCVVSKAQISSGATLWAQGGIAAVLDDQDSTENHISDTLNAGAGLCHEDAVRFTVEHGRESINWLIDSGVDFTRDQDAHYHLTREGGHSHRRIIHAADATGHAVSTTLTSQAEARPNIELMSGRVAVDLITNRKLSLPGNRCVGAYILNLEDNHVELFRARFTVIATGGASKAYRYTTNPDGASGDGIAMAWRAGCRVANMEFNQFHPTCLYHPHAKSFLITEAVRGEGGLLKLPDGSRFMDRFDERGELAPRDIVARAIDHEMKRLGADHLYLDISHKPADFIKHHFPTIYEKCLGFGIDITREPIPVVPAAHYTCGGIMSDERARTDVNQLYVVGEAAFTGLHGANRMASNSLLECLVYGRAAAADIARREADIPPPPEAPDWDESQVRDSDEDVVISHNWDELRHFMWDYVGIVRTTKRLQRAKHRVDLLSAEIGEFYSNYRVTNDLLELRNLVTVSDLIICSALQRRESRGLHYTLDYPGLINEVRDTVLVPTTYRTLAP; this is encoded by the coding sequence ATGCCACAGTCCTTCGAATACGATGTTCTCATTATCGGCAGTGGTGCTGCCGGCCTCACCGTCGCGCTCAATCTGCCGGAGCACCTGAAGGTCTGCGTGGTGAGCAAGGCTCAGATCAGCAGCGGCGCCACGCTCTGGGCACAAGGCGGTATCGCCGCAGTTCTGGATGATCAGGATTCCACCGAAAACCACATCTCCGACACCCTCAATGCTGGCGCAGGCCTGTGCCATGAGGACGCCGTGCGGTTTACGGTCGAACATGGCAGGGAAAGCATCAACTGGCTGATCGATTCCGGTGTCGATTTTACGCGGGATCAGGACGCCCACTACCACCTGACCCGTGAAGGCGGCCACAGTCATCGGCGCATCATTCATGCAGCCGATGCCACGGGGCATGCGGTCTCAACCACCCTCACCTCCCAGGCAGAGGCACGACCAAACATAGAACTCATGTCTGGTCGGGTGGCTGTGGATCTGATCACCAATCGCAAACTGTCCCTGCCGGGAAACCGATGCGTCGGTGCCTACATCCTGAACCTTGAAGACAATCATGTAGAGCTGTTCCGGGCACGATTCACAGTGATTGCCACCGGCGGCGCCTCCAAGGCCTACCGCTACACAACCAATCCGGACGGCGCTTCCGGAGACGGGATTGCGATGGCCTGGCGGGCCGGTTGCCGGGTGGCAAACATGGAGTTCAACCAGTTTCACCCCACATGCCTTTATCACCCACACGCCAAATCCTTCCTGATCACGGAAGCCGTGCGGGGCGAGGGTGGCCTGCTGAAACTGCCGGATGGTTCCCGGTTTATGGATCGCTTTGACGAGCGTGGCGAGCTGGCGCCCCGCGATATCGTTGCCCGGGCCATTGACCACGAAATGAAACGACTGGGCGCTGATCATCTCTACCTGGACATCAGCCACAAACCCGCCGACTTTATAAAGCACCACTTCCCCACCATCTACGAGAAGTGTCTGGGCTTCGGTATCGATATTACCCGCGAGCCCATTCCCGTGGTTCCAGCCGCTCACTACACCTGTGGCGGAATCATGAGCGATGAACGTGCCCGAACCGATGTTAACCAGCTCTACGTGGTCGGCGAGGCTGCCTTCACCGGGCTCCATGGCGCCAACCGAATGGCCAGCAACTCCCTACTGGAATGTCTGGTTTATGGCCGTGCGGCTGCGGCGGATATTGCCCGCCGGGAAGCCGACATTCCGCCACCGCCAGAGGCACCAGACTGGGATGAAAGCCAGGTCCGGGATTCCGACGAAGACGTGGTAATCTCCCACAACTGGGACGAGCTTCGCCATTTCATGTGGGACTACGTCGGCATTGTGCGGACCACCAAGCGGCTGCAGCGGGCCAAGCACCGGGTGGATCTTTTGTCTGCGGAAATCGGCGAGTTCTACAGCAACTACCGTGTCACCAATGACCTGCTGGAACTTCGTAACCTGGTCACCGTGTCTGATCTCATCATATGTTCGGCACTGCAGCGCAGGGAAAGCCGAGGGCTGCACTACACTCTCGATTATCCGGGACTGATCAATGAGGTGCGTGATACCGTGCTGGTTCCCACCACCTACCGTACACTCGCGCCCTGA
- the prfB gene encoding peptide chain release factor 2 (programmed frameshift) — MEINPIVTKIKELRERTEALRGYLDYDQRSERLIEVERELEQPSVWDDPERAQALGKERADLELIVKTIDNLTSGLEDAEGLLDIAAEEEDEGTVAEIESDLEGLDKELEKLEFRRMFSGEMDANNAYLDIQAGSGGTEAQDWANMLLRMYLRWAERRGFKAEIVELMEGEVAGIKSATIHIQGDYAYGWLRTETGVHRLVRKSPFDSGNRRHTSFSSVFVSPEVDDSFEIEINPADLRVDVYRASGAGGQHVNRTESAVRLTHNPTGIVVACQAGRSQHQNKDQAMKQLKAKLFEREMQERNAEKQKAEDAKADIGWGSQIRSYVLDDSRIKDLRTKVETSNTQSVLDGDIDKFIEASLKMAL; from the exons ATGGAAATCAATCCCATTGTGACGAAGATTAAAGAGCTTCGTGAGCGCACTGAAGCGCTCAGGGGGTATCTT GACTACGATCAGCGTAGTGAACGACTGATCGAAGTTGAGCGCGAACTGGAGCAGCCAAGCGTCTGGGACGACCCGGAGCGGGCACAGGCTCTGGGCAAAGAGCGCGCCGACCTTGAACTGATCGTCAAGACCATCGACAACCTCACCTCCGGCCTGGAAGACGCCGAGGGCCTGCTGGATATTGCCGCAGAAGAAGAGGACGAGGGCACCGTTGCCGAGATCGAGTCAGATCTTGAGGGTCTTGATAAAGAGCTCGAGAAGCTTGAATTCCGCCGCATGTTCTCCGGCGAAATGGACGCCAACAACGCCTATCTCGACATACAGGCCGGTTCTGGTGGCACCGAAGCCCAGGACTGGGCCAACATGCTTCTGCGCATGTATCTGCGCTGGGCCGAGCGCCGCGGCTTCAAGGCCGAGATAGTCGAACTGATGGAGGGCGAAGTGGCGGGCATCAAGAGTGCCACCATTCACATCCAGGGCGATTATGCCTATGGTTGGCTGCGTACCGAAACCGGCGTTCACCGTCTGGTGCGCAAGTCACCGTTCGATTCCGGCAACCGTCGGCACACGTCTTTCTCTTCCGTGTTTGTGTCACCGGAAGTGGATGACAGCTTCGAAATTGAAATCAATCCGGCGGACCTTCGGGTGGATGTTTACCGTGCCTCCGGCGCTGGTGGTCAGCACGTTAACCGGACCGAGTCGGCGGTGCGTCTGACTCACAATCCCACCGGTATTGTCGTGGCCTGTCAGGCTGGTCGAAGCCAGCACCAGAACAAGGACCAGGCCATGAAACAGCTCAAGGCGAAGCTGTTTGAGCGTGAGATGCAGGAGCGCAACGCCGAGAAACAGAAAGCCGAGGACGCCAAGGCCGACATCGGTTGGGGCAGCCAGATCCGTTCCTACGTTCTGGACGACAGCCGTATCAAGGACCTGCGCACCAAGGTAGAAACCAGTAATACCCAGTCGGTGCTGGACGGTGACATTGACAAGTTCATCGAAGCCAGCCTGAAGATGGCGCTGTAA
- the ygfZ gene encoding CAF17-like 4Fe-4S cluster assembly/insertion protein YgfZ, with amino-acid sequence MTDTDASVSAVAEYPLPDNGWADLDNRVVVCVSGPGTDKFLQGQFSQNLDEVIPEYSPRAAAATPKGRAYCLTRMVRSGDDILMDFPAELADDIISHLRKYLMLFRGTTMEVVQETKITGILGNGLAETLAGKPLDSLKEPGDACTLPDGILVKTQSTAEGTPRFEFWHNEEGEAALPASARMSAADWQASEIAAGVASLTTATQESFVPQMLNWQHVGGVHFKKGCYTGQEVIARMHFLGQLKKSLFRFRIEQSEDLPTPGTALFAGERSVGEVVNAIKYRDGSVELLAVVRHDAAENALHPEGLSEVTLEPMPLPYPVPEREKSAQSDT; translated from the coding sequence ATGACCGACACAGACGCTTCTGTATCTGCCGTTGCAGAGTATCCCCTGCCGGACAACGGTTGGGCGGATCTCGACAACCGCGTGGTTGTATGCGTCAGCGGGCCGGGCACCGACAAGTTTCTTCAGGGCCAGTTCAGCCAGAACCTCGATGAGGTAATCCCGGAGTATTCGCCGCGCGCGGCCGCAGCAACGCCCAAGGGACGTGCCTACTGCCTCACACGTATGGTCCGTTCAGGCGACGATATCCTGATGGACTTTCCCGCCGAACTCGCTGACGACATCATCAGCCACTTGCGCAAATATCTGATGCTGTTTCGTGGAACCACCATGGAGGTGGTTCAGGAAACGAAGATTACAGGGATTCTGGGCAACGGCCTGGCAGAAACGCTCGCCGGAAAGCCACTGGATTCTCTGAAGGAGCCCGGGGACGCCTGCACGCTCCCTGACGGCATCCTCGTGAAAACGCAATCGACAGCCGAGGGCACGCCCCGCTTCGAGTTCTGGCACAATGAAGAGGGCGAAGCAGCACTTCCCGCCAGCGCCCGTATGTCGGCGGCCGACTGGCAGGCCTCCGAAATCGCAGCGGGCGTCGCCTCCCTGACTACCGCCACACAAGAGTCCTTCGTGCCTCAGATGCTGAACTGGCAGCATGTGGGCGGCGTGCATTTCAAGAAAGGCTGCTACACGGGTCAGGAAGTGATTGCCCGCATGCACTTCCTCGGGCAATTGAAAAAGAGCCTTTTCCGCTTCCGTATTGAACAGTCAGAAGACCTGCCAACCCCCGGAACCGCATTGTTTGCCGGCGAGCGGTCAGTTGGAGAAGTGGTCAACGCGATCAAATACCGCGACGGCAGCGTTGAATTACTTGCGGTAGTTCGCCACGATGCCGCTGAAAACGCCTTGCATCCGGAGGGCCTGTCAGAGGTGACGCTGGAGCCAATGCCACTGCCCTACCCGGTGCCCGAAAGGGAAAAAAGCGCACAATCAGATACATAA
- the ung gene encoding uracil-DNA glycosylase, whose product MSPVEVLASQLRPDRGWKDHLAEEFRQPYMQGLAEFLAAEEQAGKVLFPASQHCFNALNSTPLDNVRVVILGQDPYHGPGQAHGLCFSVRPNVAIPPSLVNIFKEIQDDLGIAPPDHGCLQPWAEQGVLLLNSVLTVVQGQAGAHQGKGWETFTDKVIETVNREREGVVFLLWGSYAKKKGQHIDRNKHLVLDGPHPSPLSAYRGFFGCKHFSKANDWLEQQGKPTVNWALPSKAELIERYKKS is encoded by the coding sequence ATGAGCCCGGTTGAGGTACTGGCCAGCCAGCTCAGGCCCGACCGGGGCTGGAAAGATCATCTCGCGGAAGAGTTTCGCCAGCCCTACATGCAGGGCCTGGCGGAATTCCTCGCCGCCGAGGAACAGGCCGGCAAAGTCCTGTTCCCCGCGAGCCAACACTGCTTCAACGCCCTCAACAGCACGCCCCTGGATAACGTAAGAGTCGTTATTCTCGGACAAGACCCGTACCACGGCCCCGGCCAGGCCCACGGCCTGTGCTTCTCCGTACGCCCGAACGTGGCCATCCCGCCGTCTCTGGTAAACATCTTCAAGGAAATCCAGGACGACCTTGGCATCGCTCCCCCCGACCACGGCTGCCTGCAGCCCTGGGCAGAGCAGGGCGTATTGCTGCTCAACAGCGTCCTCACCGTCGTTCAGGGCCAGGCCGGCGCCCACCAGGGTAAAGGCTGGGAAACCTTCACCGACAAAGTCATCGAAACCGTCAACCGCGAGCGGGAAGGCGTGGTATTTCTGTTATGGGGCAGCTACGCCAAAAAGAAAGGCCAGCACATCGACCGCAACAAACATCTGGTCCTCGACGGCCCCCACCCCTCGCCACTGAGCGCTTACCGGGGCTTCTTCGGCTGCAAGCATTTCTCAAAGGCCAACGACTGGCTGGAGCAGCAGGGAAAGCCCACCGTTAACTGGGCGTTGCCAAGCAAAGCTGAGCTGATCGAGAGATACAAGAAGAGCTGA
- the lysS gene encoding lysine--tRNA ligase, with the protein MTDQTQNAAPHEDNKLIAERRAKLSEMRDQGNAFPNDFRRDATAAELQAKYGEKTKEELESLGIKVAIAGRMMLDRKAFKVVQDMTGRIQIYASKDVQKDTKHWDLGDIVGVRGTLSKSGKGDLYVTMDEYVLLTKSLRPLPEKHKGLTDTEARYRHRYVDLMVNEDSRRVFYARSKIISAMRQYFTDRDFMEVETPMLQVIPGGATARPFVTHHNALGIDMYLRIAPELFLKRLVVGGFERVFEINRNFRNEGLSTRHNPEFTMVEFYQAYADYNDLMDLTEDMLRTITQKVLGTTTVVNSRTLADGSEETVEYDFGKTFERLTVVDAILRYNPDIKPEQLADDASARQVAKDLGIHLKEGWGLGKVQIEIFEATAEHRLMQPTFITEYPKEVSPLARCKDSNPFVTERFEFFVGGREIANGFSELNDAEDQAERFQAQVAEKDAGDDEAMFYDEDYVMALEYGLPPTAGEGIGIDRLAMLLTNSPSIRDVILFPAMRPEHKAESRKDED; encoded by the coding sequence ATGACTGATCAAACTCAGAATGCCGCACCGCATGAGGACAACAAGCTGATTGCCGAGCGCCGCGCCAAACTGTCAGAAATGCGCGACCAGGGCAACGCCTTCCCGAACGACTTTCGTCGTGACGCCACCGCCGCCGAACTGCAGGCGAAATACGGTGAAAAAACCAAGGAAGAGCTGGAGTCCCTCGGTATCAAGGTGGCCATTGCCGGCCGCATGATGCTCGATCGCAAGGCATTCAAGGTGGTCCAGGACATGACTGGCCGGATCCAGATCTACGCGTCCAAGGATGTCCAGAAAGACACCAAGCACTGGGATCTGGGGGACATCGTGGGCGTGCGAGGCACCCTGTCCAAATCAGGCAAGGGCGATCTTTACGTGACCATGGACGAGTACGTGTTGCTCACCAAGTCCCTGCGCCCGTTGCCTGAAAAGCACAAGGGCCTGACCGATACGGAAGCCCGTTACCGCCACCGCTACGTCGATCTGATGGTCAACGAGGACAGCCGTCGGGTGTTCTATGCGCGCTCGAAGATCATCAGCGCCATGCGTCAGTACTTCACCGACCGGGACTTCATGGAAGTTGAAACCCCGATGCTGCAGGTGATTCCTGGCGGCGCCACGGCGCGGCCCTTCGTGACCCACCATAACGCGCTGGGTATCGACATGTACCTGCGTATTGCCCCGGAATTGTTCCTGAAGCGCCTTGTCGTTGGCGGCTTTGAGCGGGTGTTCGAGATCAACCGGAACTTCCGGAACGAGGGGCTTTCCACCCGTCATAATCCAGAGTTCACCATGGTGGAGTTTTATCAGGCATACGCTGACTACAACGACCTGATGGATCTTACCGAGGACATGCTGCGCACCATTACTCAGAAAGTGCTGGGCACGACCACCGTGGTGAACAGCCGAACCCTGGCGGATGGCAGCGAAGAGACTGTTGAGTACGATTTCGGCAAAACCTTCGAGCGCCTGACCGTGGTCGATGCCATCCTGCGCTACAACCCGGATATCAAGCCCGAGCAGCTGGCGGATGACGCCAGTGCCCGTCAGGTCGCCAAAGATCTGGGTATTCACCTCAAGGAAGGTTGGGGCCTGGGCAAGGTGCAGATCGAGATCTTTGAGGCAACCGCCGAGCATCGCCTGATGCAGCCGACGTTTATCACCGAGTATCCAAAAGAAGTGTCGCCCCTGGCGCGCTGCAAAGACAGCAACCCGTTCGTCACCGAGCGCTTCGAGTTCTTCGTGGGCGGGCGCGAAATCGCCAACGGCTTCTCGGAGCTGAATGATGCCGAAGACCAGGCGGAACGCTTCCAGGCCCAGGTGGCCGAGAAAGACGCCGGTGACGACGAGGCGATGTTCTATGACGAGGACTACGTGATGGCCCTGGAATACGGCCTGCCGCCTACAGCGGGCGAAGGTATCGGTATCGACCGCCTGGCCATGCTGCTGACCAATTCGCCGTCAATTCGCGACGTTATCCTGTTCCCGGCCATGCGCCCGGAGCACAAGGCGGAAAGCCGGAAAGACGAGGACTGA
- the rpoE gene encoding RNA polymerase sigma factor RpoE: MTQRNLVQAGQLAIKSGNPGNQSMTPDTEKQQGDHPDSQTDLQLVRKVRNGDRAAFDLLVVKYQSRVASIISRYVYDSQEVMDLTQETFVKAFRAIERFRGDSAFYTWLYRIAVNTAKNYLESRGRRPQGSADSAEAENFDDGSRLRDTASPERLLQREQLQKELNKAIAQLPEELRSAFLLREYDGLSYEDIAGILECPIGTVRSRIFRARDAVDRHLGPLLNHSVT, from the coding sequence ATGACGCAGCGAAACTTGGTACAGGCCGGACAGCTGGCCATCAAATCAGGGAACCCCGGCAACCAGTCCATGACTCCTGATACAGAGAAACAACAGGGCGATCACCCGGACAGCCAGACGGATCTGCAGCTGGTGCGCAAGGTCCGTAATGGTGATCGCGCCGCCTTCGATCTTCTGGTGGTCAAGTACCAATCCAGAGTCGCATCAATTATCAGTCGGTACGTCTACGACAGTCAGGAAGTCATGGATCTGACCCAGGAGACCTTCGTAAAGGCGTTCAGGGCGATCGAGCGCTTCCGCGGGGACAGCGCCTTCTATACATGGCTGTACCGGATTGCCGTCAATACCGCGAAGAATTACCTGGAATCCCGCGGCCGGCGGCCGCAGGGCAGTGCCGACTCGGCGGAAGCGGAGAATTTCGATGACGGTTCACGGCTGCGTGACACCGCTTCGCCTGAACGGCTCCTGCAACGGGAACAGCTCCAGAAAGAATTGAACAAGGCGATCGCCCAGCTTCCTGAGGAGTTGCGCTCTGCCTTTCTGCTCAGGGAATACGATGGACTGAGCTATGAGGATATCGCGGGTATCCTCGAGTGCCCGATCGGTACTGTCCGTTCAAGAATATTCAGGGCCCGGGATGCGGTTGATCGGCATCTCGGGCCTTTACTCAATCACTCGGTGACGTAA
- the recJ gene encoding single-stranded-DNA-specific exonuclease RecJ, whose product MTPKKILRRPQPDTFPDWGQNLPPLLRRLYAARGVTSDEQLSYTLKHLASPLSLRGIDRAVELLAEAIDQQQRVLVLGDFDADGATSTAVAMLGLSMLGLQSIDFRVPSRFADGYGLTPGIIERLRDEGQLPDLMVTVDNGISAVEGVRAAKELGVKVMVTDHHLAGEELPDADAIVNPNQPGCPFLSKNAAGVGVMFYVLTALRKQLRETNRLPDPEPNLGCLLDLVALGTVADVVPLDHNNRIFVEQGLRRIRQGEARPGILALLEVAGRDHTAISSTDLGFVVGPRLNAAGRLDDMSIGIACLLADSPDEARRLARELDTFNRERRTIEKDMKAQAQDLLSSMSLDLDGLPWGLALFDTDWHQGVIGILAARIREQTHRPTIAFAPDENGVDIKGSARSIPGLHIRDVLAVVDSRHPGIMKKFGGHAMAAGMTLARDDLDAFSEAFDRAVRDTLSAEDLEAAITTDGPLGASELSLDTAALLKRAGPWGQHFPEPLFDGEFRVVSQRIVGENHLKLVLQPVEGGGIIDGIAFNTGPEVPDYTRTGARVVYKPDANTFRGRTNLQLLVDYLEPLA is encoded by the coding sequence ATGACACCAAAAAAGATCCTGCGTCGCCCCCAGCCCGATACCTTTCCGGATTGGGGGCAAAACCTGCCTCCCTTGCTTCGCCGCCTCTACGCTGCCCGTGGCGTTACCTCCGATGAGCAGCTGAGCTACACCCTGAAACACCTGGCTTCACCCCTGTCTCTGAGGGGTATTGACCGGGCCGTTGAGCTTCTTGCCGAGGCTATCGATCAGCAGCAGCGGGTGCTTGTGCTCGGCGATTTCGACGCCGATGGTGCTACCAGTACAGCCGTTGCCATGCTTGGACTCTCCATGCTGGGTCTGCAGAGTATCGACTTTCGCGTTCCCAGCCGGTTTGCCGATGGCTACGGCCTGACGCCGGGTATTATTGAACGCCTGCGCGACGAGGGTCAGCTCCCAGACCTGATGGTCACCGTTGATAACGGCATATCCGCGGTTGAAGGTGTTCGAGCGGCCAAGGAACTTGGCGTGAAAGTGATGGTGACCGATCACCACCTGGCCGGCGAAGAGCTTCCGGATGCCGATGCCATCGTCAATCCAAACCAGCCGGGTTGTCCTTTCCTGAGCAAGAACGCGGCCGGTGTTGGCGTCATGTTTTACGTGCTCACAGCGTTGCGCAAGCAGCTCCGGGAAACCAATCGCCTGCCTGATCCCGAGCCTAACCTGGGGTGCCTGCTGGATCTGGTGGCGCTCGGCACCGTGGCTGATGTTGTGCCTCTGGACCACAACAACCGGATCTTCGTTGAGCAGGGCCTGCGCCGTATACGTCAGGGTGAGGCCCGCCCCGGTATCCTGGCGCTGCTGGAAGTCGCGGGTCGGGACCACACGGCGATCAGCTCAACCGACCTCGGATTTGTGGTTGGTCCTCGCCTGAATGCTGCGGGCCGGCTTGATGACATGAGTATCGGGATTGCCTGCCTGCTGGCAGACAGTCCGGACGAGGCTCGCCGACTGGCCCGGGAATTGGACACCTTCAATCGTGAACGCCGCACCATAGAAAAAGACATGAAAGCCCAGGCCCAGGATCTGCTGTCTTCAATGTCGCTGGACCTGGATGGACTGCCCTGGGGGCTTGCGCTTTTCGATACCGATTGGCACCAGGGCGTTATCGGAATCCTGGCTGCCCGTATCCGTGAGCAGACCCATAGACCGACCATTGCCTTTGCGCCGGACGAAAACGGCGTAGACATCAAAGGTTCTGCTCGCTCCATTCCCGGGCTTCATATCCGGGATGTGCTTGCCGTGGTCGACTCACGTCATCCGGGGATCATGAAAAAGTTTGGCGGTCACGCGATGGCTGCGGGCATGACCCTCGCCAGGGATGATCTGGATGCCTTTTCCGAGGCCTTCGATCGCGCCGTTCGAGACACCCTCTCGGCCGAGGACCTGGAGGCGGCGATCACAACCGATGGGCCTCTGGGCGCAAGTGAACTGTCGTTGGACACCGCCGCGCTGCTCAAACGCGCCGGCCCCTGGGGGCAGCATTTCCCGGAGCCACTGTTCGACGGCGAGTTCCGGGTGGTCAGCCAGCGGATAGTCGGCGAAAACCATCTGAAATTGGTGTTGCAACCTGTCGAAGGCGGCGGGATCATCGACGGTATTGCCTTTAATACCGGCCCGGAAGTGCCCGACTACACCCGTACCGGTGCTCGGGTGGTTTACAAGCCGGATGCCAATACCTTCCGGGGGCGCACCAATCTCCAGCTTCTGGTGGATTACCTCGAGCCTCTTGCCTGA
- a CDS encoding FAD assembly factor SdhE yields the protein MSETPASSEKAEFNRLWWHSRRGMLELDNLLIPFMEEAFRDLDAEDQARYKKLLTCEDNDMFEWFMQRSRPADPDLQRMVDIILKRVQPD from the coding sequence ATGTCAGAGACACCTGCATCGTCTGAAAAAGCAGAATTCAACCGCCTCTGGTGGCATAGCCGTAGAGGCATGCTGGAGCTGGACAACCTTCTGATTCCCTTCATGGAAGAGGCCTTCCGCGATCTGGACGCTGAAGACCAGGCCCGCTACAAGAAACTGCTCACCTGCGAAGATAACGACATGTTTGAGTGGTTCATGCAACGCAGCCGCCCGGCCGATCCCGATCTTCAACGCATGGTCGACATCATTCTCAAACGTGTCCAGCCGGATTGA